A genomic window from Helicobacter suis HS1 includes:
- the waaC gene encoding lipopolysaccharide heptosyltransferase I — protein MTVAIIRLSSLGDVVLSAVFLPFLKERYKVKIHWFIDETFAPLLKNCPCIDMLHALPYKKTLHSKNPLKIWRFYKNLRHLGVFDLVIDMQGLIKSALLGFFLRKRKFIGFDRQSIRESLASLFYSHTVHIPYQQHILKRNQKILQEAFNLLYPSCDWQNCLQKRQQAFFCPPYPPLDFIKKDCQKVLFVLETSRPNKTYPLERFYALGLALKEYALEVWLLAHKQREQAQKLYEKLNPHLPTQLLPPLTLNQVKSVIMQASVVVGGDTGVVHLSWALNIPSVTLYGNTPPERFKLEGEGHVYLCANLKANYDKKDFSIQEIPPTAIKEAILQVLERKV, from the coding sequence ATGACCGTTGCCATTATTAGGCTTTCTTCTCTAGGCGATGTTGTGCTAAGCGCTGTTTTTTTGCCCTTTCTTAAAGAACGCTATAAGGTAAAGATTCACTGGTTTATTGATGAAACCTTTGCGCCCCTTTTAAAAAACTGCCCCTGTATTGATATGTTGCACGCTCTACCCTATAAAAAAACCCTGCACTCTAAAAACCCTTTAAAAATCTGGCGCTTTTATAAAAATTTACGCCATTTGGGTGTTTTTGATTTAGTTATTGACATGCAAGGTTTGATCAAATCTGCCCTACTAGGTTTTTTCTTAAGAAAGAGGAAATTTATAGGCTTTGATAGGCAATCTATTAGAGAATCACTAGCCAGTTTATTTTATAGTCATACAGTTCACATTCCCTACCAACAACATATCCTTAAGCGCAACCAAAAAATCCTGCAAGAGGCGTTTAATCTCCTCTACCCGTCTTGTGATTGGCAAAATTGTTTGCAAAAAAGACAACAAGCTTTCTTCTGCCCCCCCTACCCTCCTTTAGATTTTATTAAAAAAGACTGCCAAAAAGTACTCTTTGTACTTGAAACCTCTAGGCCTAATAAAACCTACCCCTTAGAGCGTTTCTATGCATTAGGGCTTGCTTTAAAAGAGTATGCGCTAGAAGTGTGGCTTTTAGCCCATAAGCAAAGAGAGCAGGCCCAAAAACTTTATGAAAAACTTAACCCCCATTTGCCCACACAATTACTCCCCCCTCTGACTTTGAATCAGGTTAAATCTGTAATTATGCAGGCATCTGTAGTGGTGGGCGGAGATACTGGTGTGGTACACCTCTCTTGGGCGCTTAATATCCCCTCAGTAACTCTTTATGGAAACACCCCCCCCGAGCGCTTTAAATTAGAAGGAGAGGGGCATGTTTATTTATGTGCTAATTTAAAAGCCAATTACGATAAAAAGGATTTTTCTATCCAAGAGATCCCTCCTACTGCGATTAAAGAGGCAATTTTACAGGTTTTAGAAAGGAAGGTATGA
- a CDS encoding potassium channel family protein → MNTYAVLGLGKFGSHVARGLIENGEQVIAADINQDSIKNFRGICDNLFIIDTTDIAALKDTGIAQVDTAIVSIGQNVEASILSVMALKECGVSEVIAKASTLIHGKILSKIGTDRVIYPERDAAKRLVKGLSLNPLLDVMEITTHMRMVRLSVDTTHADMTLQDFLGSFKADLKVVALKHASQWEYNLNLESPLILKQGDILLLLGHAKEVDIFLASKDLKLKRN, encoded by the coding sequence ATGAATACTTATGCGGTTTTAGGTTTAGGCAAATTTGGATCGCATGTAGCGCGAGGATTAATAGAAAATGGAGAACAAGTAATCGCAGCCGACATTAATCAAGATAGTATTAAAAATTTTAGAGGGATTTGTGATAATCTCTTTATCATTGATACTACAGATATTGCAGCGCTTAAAGATACCGGAATTGCCCAAGTAGATACAGCTATTGTGAGTATCGGGCAAAATGTAGAAGCCTCCATTTTGAGCGTAATGGCTCTTAAAGAATGCGGTGTTTCTGAAGTGATTGCGAAGGCTTCCACCTTAATTCATGGAAAAATCCTCTCTAAAATTGGCACCGATCGCGTGATTTATCCAGAAAGAGATGCGGCTAAAAGACTGGTGAAGGGATTAAGTTTGAACCCACTTTTAGATGTAATGGAAATCACAACTCATATGCGTATGGTGCGCTTAAGTGTGGATACAACCCATGCAGACATGACCTTGCAAGATTTCTTAGGATCGTTTAAAGCAGATCTCAAAGTTGTAGCCCTCAAACATGCTAGCCAATGGGAGTACAATTTAAATTTAGAATCCCCTCTTATTCTCAAACAAGGCGATATTCTTTTATTGCTAGGGCATGCTAAAGAGGTGGATATTTTTTTAGCCAGCAAAGATTTAAAACTAAAAAGAAATTGA
- a CDS encoding dihydroneopterin aldolase has product MTLHIEDYQLEVIIGTLESEQKNPQPIVVDLCIDYHYTPAKEQKAPEYLDYMDVLEVVQNKFSTAHYGLLEEALLELTSWLKQCFPVIYKIDMGIKKPQACQKALVGVSLSVAFENP; this is encoded by the coding sequence ATGACGCTGCACATAGAAGACTACCAGCTAGAGGTTATTATTGGCACTCTTGAGAGCGAACAGAAAAATCCCCAGCCCATTGTTGTGGATTTGTGTATTGATTATCACTACACACCTGCTAAAGAGCAAAAAGCCCCTGAATACTTAGACTACATGGATGTTTTAGAAGTGGTACAAAATAAGTTTTCCACAGCCCATTATGGGCTTTTAGAAGAAGCTTTATTAGAACTTACAAGCTGGCTTAAGCAATGTTTCCCTGTGATTTATAAAATTGACATGGGCATTAAAAAACCCCAAGCCTGCCAAAAGGCTTTAGTGGGGGTGAGTTTGTCTGTTGCCTTTGAAAATCCCTAA
- a CDS encoding phosphoethanolamine transferase domain-containing protein — translation MSLYTRILGLFRPASFFVALLFYGIISLIIFHVPLLHYITDHKGGFGIIFSLSIAYICTTNMVLVAFSCLGLKFLRISLALLAFCNALALYFIKTYHVFLTKSMMGNVLHTNFHETRDLLGLHLAFFMLLGLALGSLFFFIPSRIQHLKIKLLFF, via the coding sequence TTGTCGTTGTATACCCGTATTTTAGGGCTTTTTAGACCCGCTTCTTTTTTTGTTGCCTTGCTTTTTTATGGCATTATCTCTCTAATCATCTTCCATGTGCCCCTCTTGCACTACATTACAGATCACAAGGGGGGGTTTGGTATTATTTTTAGCCTAAGCATTGCCTATATCTGCACAACCAACATGGTTTTAGTGGCATTCTCTTGCTTAGGTCTTAAATTTTTACGCATAAGCTTAGCCCTTTTAGCCTTTTGTAATGCACTAGCACTCTACTTTATAAAAACCTACCATGTGTTTTTAACCAAAAGCATGATGGGCAATGTCTTACACACAAATTTCCATGAAACCAGAGATTTATTAGGTTTGCATCTAGCATTTTTCATGCTTTTAGGTTTGGCTTTAGGGAGTTTGTTTTTTTTTATCCCATCAAGAATACAACACTTAAAAATAAAGCTCTTATTTTTCTAG
- a CDS encoding sulfatase-like hydrolase/transferase, giving the protein MLFFTWSFTHAKQWLFLDKHAKYIGGLTLPYSYSINLIRAAFNSFNASPPKLFSNAKAQSKNQVVVLVIGESARRANYSIYGYNRPTTPKLQARLNKHEILALKATSCATYTTAALECMLTSKKDYENLPSFLHRQGVSVVLLSLNNAEPFMRIDWHPREDKWQDWLLSLGVPPPFNFDEALARSLPFLLKRYKNNLLVILHLKGSHGPLYVDKIPHNFAPFKPICTHKEPHTCSLSSLINAYDNTIAYNDFVLDLLIQELKQSKRPALLLYMSDHGESLGEHGMYLHGTPFLIAPDFQKQIPFIIFTNGFKPPHLPSDQISYTQDMIFSSILSAFGMQKSNAYNPACDLFK; this is encoded by the coding sequence TTGCTCTTTTTTACTTGGAGTTTTACCCACGCCAAGCAGTGGCTCTTTTTAGATAAACATGCCAAATACATAGGAGGGTTAACTCTACCCTACAGTTATAGCATCAATCTTATCCGTGCTGCTTTTAACTCCTTTAACGCCTCCCCCCCTAAACTTTTTTCTAACGCTAAGGCGCAGAGCAAAAACCAAGTTGTGGTTTTAGTTATTGGGGAAAGTGCAAGACGGGCAAATTACAGCATTTATGGCTATAACAGACCCACCACACCCAAATTACAAGCACGATTAAACAAGCATGAAATCTTAGCCCTTAAAGCCACTTCTTGTGCCACTTACACCACCGCTGCGCTGGAGTGTATGCTCACCTCTAAAAAAGACTATGAAAATTTACCCTCTTTTTTGCATAGACAGGGGGTTAGTGTGGTGTTATTAAGCCTTAATAATGCCGAGCCATTCATGCGCATTGATTGGCATCCTAGAGAAGATAAGTGGCAAGACTGGCTACTCTCTTTAGGCGTGCCTCCTCCCTTTAATTTTGATGAAGCATTAGCCAGATCTCTTCCTTTTTTACTTAAACGCTATAAAAATAACCTTTTAGTCATTTTGCACCTCAAGGGCTCACACGGCCCACTTTATGTAGACAAGATTCCCCATAATTTTGCCCCCTTCAAGCCCATTTGTACCCACAAAGAACCCCACACCTGTAGCCTTTCTAGTCTGATCAACGCTTATGATAACACCATTGCCTATAACGATTTTGTGCTTGACTTACTAATCCAAGAATTAAAGCAAAGCAAACGACCCGCCTTACTGCTTTACATGAGCGATCATGGTGAAAGTTTAGGCGAACATGGCATGTATTTACACGGCACACCTTTTTTAATCGCTCCTGATTTCCAAAAGCAAATTCCCTTTATCATCTTTACTAATGGCTTTAAACCTCCCCACCTTCCCTCAGATCAGATCTCCTACACCCAAGATATGATTTTCTCAAGTATCTTAAGTGCCTTTGGAATGCAAAAAAGTAATGCCTACAACCCCGCATGCGATCTATTCAAATGA
- a CDS encoding citrate synthase — protein sequence MSITLINNETNEKFEFETVPRTRGPLAVDFSKLYETAGIVSYDPGYSSTAGCQSTISYIDGKKGELYYKGYPIEELVAKYKYVDVCRLLLTDELPKNEEESLAFELELRHRSFIHSTLMNMFSAFPTNAHPMAKLSSGVSILATLYFEHDTMKNEEDYQTMARRIVAKMPTLAAICYRNEIGAPIIYPDVGRNYVENILFMLRAYPHERLHYTTKGETEITALEVEAFDKILTLHADHGQNASSTTVRNVASTGVHPYAAISAGISALWGHLHGGANEKTLIQLQEIGDVKNVDKYIARAKDRNDPFRLVGFGHRVYKSYDPRARILKQLKDDLQARGIKMNPRLDEIAAKIEEVALKDDYFIEHNLYPNVDFYSGTILTALKIPTRFFTPVFVIARTVGWCAQLLEHVKNPKARITRPRQVYMGR from the coding sequence ATGTCTATTACGCTAATTAACAACGAGACTAATGAAAAATTTGAGTTTGAAACTGTTCCGCGCACAAGAGGTCCTCTGGCGGTGGATTTTTCTAAGCTGTATGAAACTGCTGGAATCGTCTCTTATGATCCGGGTTACTCCTCTACGGCTGGATGCCAGTCTACTATTAGCTATATTGATGGCAAAAAGGGTGAGCTTTACTATAAGGGTTATCCCATCGAAGAGCTGGTAGCCAAATACAAGTATGTAGATGTGTGTAGACTTCTACTTACTGATGAGCTACCCAAAAATGAGGAAGAATCTTTAGCCTTTGAATTAGAATTGCGCCACAGAAGTTTTATCCATTCTACACTGATGAACATGTTTTCAGCCTTCCCCACCAATGCCCACCCTATGGCTAAACTTAGTAGCGGGGTTTCTATTTTAGCCACCCTCTATTTTGAACATGACACCATGAAAAATGAGGAGGATTACCAGACTATGGCTAGGCGTATTGTGGCTAAGATGCCTACTTTAGCAGCCATTTGCTACCGCAATGAAATTGGTGCGCCCATCATTTACCCTGATGTAGGCCGTAACTATGTGGAAAATATTTTATTTATGCTGCGAGCTTATCCCCATGAGCGCCTGCACTACACCACAAAGGGCGAGACTGAGATCACTGCTTTAGAGGTAGAGGCCTTTGATAAGATTTTGACCTTGCATGCTGATCACGGGCAAAATGCTTCCTCAACAACCGTGCGCAATGTTGCCTCTACAGGAGTGCACCCCTATGCTGCTATTAGTGCGGGAATCTCTGCTCTCTGGGGGCATTTACATGGCGGAGCTAATGAAAAGACCTTGATCCAACTCCAAGAAATTGGCGATGTGAAGAATGTGGATAAATACATTGCCCGCGCTAAGGATAGAAACGATCCCTTTAGACTTGTGGGCTTTGGACACCGGGTGTATAAAAGTTATGACCCCAGAGCGCGGATTTTAAAACAGCTCAAAGATGATTTACAGGCTAGGGGCATTAAAATGAATCCAAGACTTGATGAAATTGCTGCTAAAATTGAGGAAGTTGCCCTTAAAGATGATTATTTTATTGAGCACAACCTCTATCCTAATGTAGATTTTTACTCTGGCACTATTTTAACAGCCCTTAAAATCCCCACCCGCTTTTTTACCCCCGTCTTTGTGATTGCGCGCACGGTAGGCTGGTGTGCCCAACTTCTTGAGCATGTCAAAAACCCCAAAGCGCGTATCACACGCCCAAGACAAGTTTATATGGGTAGATAG
- a CDS encoding YfhL family 4Fe-4S dicluster ferredoxin — MSLLVNQECIACDACREECPTDAIDQDDPIYSIDPDRCTECVGYSDEPGCVSVCPVDAIILDPHNTESQEELQYKYLTLQEKI, encoded by the coding sequence ATGTCTTTACTAGTTAATCAAGAATGTATCGCCTGCGATGCTTGCCGCGAGGAATGCCCCACAGATGCTATTGATCAAGATGATCCGATTTATAGCATTGATCCGGATCGTTGCACAGAATGCGTAGGTTATAGCGATGAGCCCGGTTGTGTGAGTGTGTGCCCTGTAGATGCGATCATTCTTGATCCACACAATACAGAAAGCCAAGAGGAACTTCAGTATAAATACCTGACTCTTCAAGAAAAAATCTAA
- a CDS encoding lipid A biosynthesis lauroyl acyltransferase, with amino-acid sequence MKEKLKKEWQIFCIYALEWITNLLGFCLAKIPHRWFVGCVHFVGFVLAKLDRRRYFDAKANLDFAFKDSLSEAEKKAIIRRGYSNFAFIILESMRVVFLKKDIYDARFTRIDEENVLKSLEQNNQAVVMGMHFGYWEAVGTSLAQYYSQYDRGSLGRLTKFEAINRLLIKHREDFGVRFINKTGAFKELLKIYNQGRGLVGILVDQNISPKEGVVVKFFGEEATHTTIASLLSRRFDIDIVAVIIDFNEDYSHYYVRYYPPIRAKNTEDSQADILEATQAQASLSEQIIREHPESWFWFHRRFKTTHPEIYKRR; translated from the coding sequence ATGAAAGAAAAATTAAAGAAAGAATGGCAGATTTTTTGTATCTACGCGCTAGAGTGGATTACAAATTTACTAGGCTTTTGTTTGGCTAAAATCCCCCACCGCTGGTTTGTGGGTTGTGTGCATTTTGTGGGTTTTGTGTTAGCCAAACTAGATAGACGGCGCTATTTTGATGCCAAAGCCAATTTAGATTTTGCCTTTAAAGATAGCTTAAGCGAAGCAGAGAAAAAAGCCATTATTAGGCGAGGTTATTCTAATTTTGCTTTTATAATTCTAGAGAGCATGCGGGTGGTGTTTTTGAAAAAAGATATTTATGATGCGCGTTTTACCCGCATTGATGAGGAAAATGTACTAAAGTCTTTGGAACAAAATAACCAAGCGGTAGTAATGGGCATGCATTTTGGATACTGGGAGGCGGTGGGGACTTCTTTAGCGCAGTATTATAGCCAATATGATCGCGGATCTTTAGGTCGTCTGACCAAATTTGAGGCGATCAACCGTCTTTTGATCAAACACCGCGAGGATTTTGGGGTGCGTTTTATCAATAAAACAGGGGCGTTTAAAGAGCTATTAAAAATTTATAATCAAGGCAGGGGTTTAGTAGGGATTTTAGTAGATCAAAATATTTCGCCTAAAGAGGGCGTGGTGGTTAAATTTTTTGGAGAAGAGGCTACACACACCACGATTGCTTCTTTGCTCTCAAGGCGCTTTGATATAGATATTGTAGCCGTGATCATTGATTTTAACGAGGATTATAGCCACTACTATGTGCGCTACTACCCCCCTATTAGAGCCAAAAATACAGAGGATAGTCAAGCCGATATTTTAGAAGCCACGCAAGCACAGGCAAGTTTGAGTGAGCAAATCATTAGAGAACATCCGGAAAGCTGGTTTTGGTTTCACAGGCGTTTTAAAACCACCCATCCAGAGATTTATAAACGCAGATAA
- the lpxE gene encoding lipid A 1-phosphatase LpxE, giving the protein MRSIQMKFKTLYLQSFPKYLPTKNLICFFLIFLIGVITPFPKVPKQERVPIAFEITEHYARFVPTIASFAYPIFKKDPVGLIQIIHVSIATTIATHSLKWALNSVSLFDRRLGQRPNGGNKNMPSGHSSMIFCALGFLVRRYGALWLWFLPLAFLTMGARIYYNAHTIGALLAGLAVGVICALFLASPKEKPK; this is encoded by the coding sequence ATGCGATCTATTCAAATGAAATTTAAAACCCTCTATTTACAAAGCTTTCCTAAATACCTCCCCACTAAAAACCTAATCTGCTTTTTTTTAATCTTTCTTATCGGAGTGATTACCCCTTTTCCTAAAGTACCCAAACAAGAGCGCGTACCTATAGCTTTTGAGATCACGGAACACTACGCTCGCTTTGTGCCTACCATCGCCTCCTTTGCCTACCCCATATTTAAAAAAGATCCGGTAGGTTTGATTCAAATTATCCATGTAAGCATTGCAACCACTATTGCCACACACTCTCTTAAATGGGCGCTTAATTCTGTAAGCCTTTTTGATCGCCGTCTAGGGCAAAGACCCAATGGGGGGAATAAAAACATGCCAAGCGGGCATTCCTCTATGATTTTTTGTGCACTGGGTTTTTTGGTACGCCGTTATGGCGCTCTTTGGCTGTGGTTTTTACCTCTAGCTTTTTTGACTATGGGCGCGCGTATTTACTACAACGCCCACACTATCGGCGCACTTCTAGCCGGTCTAGCTGTGGGGGTGATCTGTGCGCTTTTTTTAGCTAGCCCCAAAGAAAAGCCCAAGTGA
- the plsY gene encoding glycerol-3-phosphate 1-O-acyltransferase PlsY has protein sequence MENFLIFITNINVIFYVLSYLIGGIPFGYVIMKVLYNVDITKQGSKGIGATNVMRVLTTIDSSKAKKIGTAVLLLDLLKGVFTVFLAKLAGLNFSAQWMVAILTIIGHCYSPYLNFSGGKGVSTTMGAVVLLIPVESLLGLALWAFVGKVLKISSLASIVGVGSATLLIFFLPKLGLPASINILSQVGTQTPMVLVFCITLYKHWPNLLKLLSGQEKKVL, from the coding sequence ATGGAGAATTTCTTGATATTTATTACTAATATCAATGTGATTTTTTATGTTCTGAGTTATCTCATTGGGGGGATTCCTTTTGGTTATGTGATCATGAAGGTGCTTTACAATGTAGACATCACCAAACAGGGGAGTAAAGGCATTGGCGCGACTAATGTCATGCGCGTATTAACTACCATTGATTCTTCTAAAGCAAAAAAAATAGGCACGGCGGTTTTATTGCTAGATTTGTTAAAGGGGGTATTTACGGTATTTCTTGCTAAACTTGCCGGGCTTAATTTTTCAGCCCAGTGGATGGTGGCTATTTTAACCATTATAGGGCATTGTTACTCACCCTATTTAAACTTTAGCGGGGGTAAGGGAGTGAGTACCACAATGGGCGCGGTGGTATTATTAATCCCAGTAGAGAGTTTATTAGGGCTAGCTCTTTGGGCTTTTGTAGGCAAGGTGTTAAAAATCTCCTCTTTAGCCTCCATTGTAGGGGTGGGTAGCGCCACTCTTCTTATTTTCTTTTTGCCAAAGCTTGGTTTACCCGCCTCTATTAATATCCTAAGCCAAGTGGGCACACAAACCCCTATGGTGCTTGTTTTTTGTATCACGCTTTATAAGCACTGGCCTAATTTATTAAAACTACTAAGCGGGCAGGAAAAAAAGGTACTTTAA
- a CDS encoding Ppx/GppA phosphatase family protein has product MAKVTTVIDIGSNSVRMAIFKKTSQFGFYLLYEIKSKVRISQSTYEHKGVLQKNPMKRALRALNDFKEIAQKYKSRKILCVATSAVRDAPNAQEFIALVKRVCGLQVRVIDGAKEAFYGGVACANLLHRRDGITVDIGGGSTECALIENGKIKDLISLNLGTIRLKELFFDKKSNLSLARDFIRAEFAKIPSNFKTTCIFGVGGTIRALAKVVMLQSNYPIEIVHGFEMQVAPNLKLLAQIITSSDAELEELGVGEDRIDSIRSGTLIFTMLLEYFKASVVVASGVGVREGVFLSDMLRSHNHSFPKGINPSLLSLLDRFLPHSKHSQEVKKECVKLFEALKPLHGVDEKYLYHLKIAGQLSSIGKILSFYNAHKHSAYLSLNALSYGFSHQDRAIICLLVQFSHKKIPKDSNIAHLSAIMPPILTLQWLSFLLGLAESLCLIRLPKIHYSLQNKTLKIHCQSDPYLCQEMVGKLVKPVALSIEFV; this is encoded by the coding sequence ATGGCAAAGGTTACAACGGTTATTGATATTGGTTCAAACTCTGTACGCATGGCCATTTTTAAAAAGACTAGCCAGTTTGGGTTTTATCTACTCTATGAAATCAAATCTAAGGTGCGTATCTCTCAGAGTACTTACGAACACAAGGGAGTTTTGCAAAAAAACCCCATGAAGCGCGCTTTGCGGGCCTTAAATGATTTTAAAGAAATTGCGCAAAAATATAAAAGCCGCAAGATTTTATGCGTGGCCACTTCTGCGGTGCGCGATGCACCTAATGCTCAAGAATTTATCGCTTTAGTTAAACGGGTGTGTGGTTTGCAGGTTAGAGTCATTGATGGGGCTAAAGAGGCGTTTTATGGGGGGGTTGCTTGTGCGAATTTATTACACCGCAGAGACGGGATTACTGTTGATATTGGCGGGGGGAGTACCGAGTGTGCTCTTATTGAAAATGGCAAGATCAAGGATTTAATTTCGCTCAACTTAGGCACAATCCGCTTAAAAGAACTCTTCTTTGATAAAAAAAGTAATTTAAGCTTGGCTAGAGATTTTATCCGTGCTGAATTTGCCAAAATCCCCTCTAATTTTAAAACAACCTGTATTTTTGGCGTAGGTGGGACGATCCGCGCTTTGGCTAAAGTGGTGATGTTACAGAGTAACTACCCCATTGAGATCGTACATGGCTTTGAAATGCAAGTTGCCCCCAATCTCAAACTTTTAGCCCAAATCATTACAAGTTCAGATGCGGAGTTAGAGGAATTAGGAGTGGGGGAGGATCGCATTGATAGCATTAGAAGCGGGACACTTATTTTTACCATGCTTTTGGAGTATTTTAAGGCAAGCGTGGTGGTGGCTAGCGGGGTGGGGGTTAGAGAAGGCGTGTTTTTAAGCGATATGCTTAGATCGCATAATCATAGCTTTCCAAAAGGCATTAATCCCTCTTTACTCTCCTTGCTTGATCGCTTTTTGCCCCACTCCAAACACAGCCAAGAGGTTAAAAAGGAATGTGTTAAATTATTTGAAGCCCTCAAACCCTTACATGGCGTAGATGAAAAATACCTCTATCACCTTAAAATCGCCGGGCAACTCTCTAGCATTGGTAAAATCTTAAGTTTTTATAATGCCCATAAACACAGCGCTTATTTGAGTTTGAACGCCTTAAGTTATGGCTTTTCTCACCAAGATAGGGCGATTATTTGTCTTTTAGTACAATTCAGCCATAAAAAAATCCCCAAAGATAGCAATATTGCCCATTTAAGCGCTATCATGCCCCCCATTCTCACCTTACAATGGCTTAGCTTTCTTTTAGGTCTAGCAGAGAGCCTGTGTTTGATTCGTCTTCCTAAAATACACTACAGCCTCCAGAATAAGACTCTCAAGATTCATTGCCAAAGCGATCCTTATTTGTGTCAAGAAATGGTGGGTAAGCTTGTTAAACCCGTTGCTCTTTCTATTGAGTTTGTATGA
- a CDS encoding TrkH family potassium uptake protein → MNKIFGSIVISYVFLALMGAILLGLTPMHTKPIAFLDLFFTATSAVCLTGLITINPATDLTGYGQAVILGLIQAGGFGYMGLATFLLLLIGKKVNFKGRLLLKESLDYPNMQGVIAYLKKIFIFTLVIEGIGALVLTGCFIFKMPFQQAFWAGIFHAISAFNNAGFSIFSSNLADYRDNVAVNLVICALIILGGLGFLVLNECYNYNKHSRLSVHARIVLIATGVCVLLGMAVLLLFEWNDPTSIGTLSWPHKIMSIFFLSVNLRTAGFNTIDMSGLHDQSLFFSSLLMVIGAAPGSTAGGIKVTTLTLLLGYAYCALKDKEVVLFQRAIPQDLVKKSFLIFIIAMFYITISIMVLSATEDTHNQFFINLLFEVCSAFGTVGASTGNGGDLSLAANFSHFGKLYLMVLMFMGRVGVLAFSMALVRKSKTHSVKYPEEGVVL, encoded by the coding sequence GTGAATAAAATCTTTGGAAGCATTGTTATCAGCTATGTGTTCTTAGCTCTTATGGGAGCTATTTTATTAGGGCTTACTCCCATGCACACTAAACCCATTGCTTTTTTAGATCTCTTTTTCACGGCCACCTCAGCGGTTTGTCTAACCGGGCTCATTACAATTAATCCGGCTACTGATCTAACGGGTTATGGGCAGGCTGTGATCTTAGGCTTGATTCAAGCTGGTGGCTTTGGTTATATGGGGCTAGCTACTTTCTTGCTTTTACTCATTGGTAAAAAGGTTAATTTTAAAGGGCGGCTTTTACTCAAAGAATCGTTAGATTATCCAAACATGCAGGGGGTTATTGCTTATCTAAAAAAGATCTTTATTTTTACTTTGGTTATAGAGGGAATTGGGGCTTTAGTTTTAACGGGCTGTTTTATTTTTAAAATGCCTTTTCAACAAGCATTTTGGGCGGGGATTTTCCATGCAATCTCGGCTTTTAACAATGCCGGCTTTAGTATATTTTCCTCTAATTTGGCAGATTACCGGGATAATGTAGCGGTGAATTTGGTTATTTGTGCGTTGATCATTCTAGGGGGGCTGGGGTTTTTGGTGTTGAATGAATGCTATAATTATAACAAACACTCACGACTCAGTGTCCATGCGCGCATCGTACTCATCGCTACTGGTGTTTGTGTTTTGCTTGGTATGGCGGTTTTATTGCTCTTTGAGTGGAATGATCCTACTAGCATAGGTACTTTAAGTTGGCCCCATAAGATCATGAGCATATTTTTCCTATCAGTTAATCTTAGAACAGCAGGTTTTAACACCATTGATATGTCCGGTTTGCATGATCAAAGCTTATTTTTTAGTTCTTTACTCATGGTCATTGGAGCAGCACCGGGGAGTACAGCAGGGGGCATTAAAGTTACAACCCTCACTTTGCTACTTGGTTATGCTTATTGCGCCCTTAAAGATAAAGAAGTGGTTTTATTCCAACGCGCTATCCCCCAAGACCTTGTGAAAAAATCTTTTTTAATTTTTATCATTGCCATGTTTTATATCACTATCTCTATCATGGTTTTAAGCGCTACAGAGGATACGCATAACCAGTTTTTCATCAATTTACTTTTTGAGGTTTGTTCAGCCTTTGGTACGGTAGGGGCTAGTACAGGCAATGGGGGCGATCTTTCTTTAGCGGCTAATTTTAGCCATTTTGGTAAGCTATATTTAATGGTTTTAATGTTTATGGGAAGGGTGGGCGTCTTGGCCTTTAGCATGGCTTTGGTGCGCAAAAGCAAGACACATAGCGTTAAATATCCAGAAGAAGGAGTGGTCTTATGA